The following proteins are co-located in the Ailuropoda melanoleuca isolate Jingjing chromosome 13, ASM200744v2, whole genome shotgun sequence genome:
- the CCDC43 gene encoding coiled-coil domain-containing protein 43, translating into MAAPSEVAAAAPGEDDGGGSGFGSWLDGRLEALGVDRAVYGAYILGVLQEEEEEEKLDALQGILSAFLEEDSLLNVCKEIVERWSESQNVVTKVKKEDEVQAIATLIEKQAQIVVKPRMVSEEEKQRKAALLAQYADVTDEEDEADEKDDSCATTINIGSDKSLFRNTNVEDVLNARKLERDSLRDESQRKKEQDKLQRERDKLAKQERKEKEKKRTQRGERKR; encoded by the exons ATGGCGGCGCCCAGCGAAGTGGCTGCGGCAGCCCCCGGAGAAGACGATGGCGGGGGCAGCGGCTTTGGGTCGTGGCTGGATGGACGGTTGGAGGCGCTGGGAGTGGACCGAGCCGTTTATGGCGCCTACATCCTGGGTGTcctgcaggaagaggaggaagaagagaagctgGACGCTCTGCAGGGTATCCTTTCCGCTTTCTTG GAAGAAGATTCTCTTCTTAACGTCTGCAAGGAGATTGTGGAACGATGGTCAGAAAGTCAGAATGTTGTCACCAAAGTGAAAAAAGAAG ATGAGGTACAGGCCATTGCCACCCTAATTGAGAAGCAGGCACAGATTGTGGTGAAGCCCAGGATGGTGTctgaagaggagaagcagagaaaagccGCCCTCCTGGCCCAGTATGCTGATGTAACAGATGAGGAAGA CGAAGCCGATGAGAAGGATGATTCATGTGCCACCACAATCAACATTGGTTCTGATAAAT CTCTGTTCCGAAACACCAACGTGGAAGATGTCCTCAATGCCCGAAAACTGGAGCGAGACTCGCTTCGGGATGAGTcccaaaggaagaaggaacaggacaagctgcagagggagagggacaaactaGCCAAGCAGGAGcgcaaggaaaaggaaaagaaaaggacacaaaGAGGGGAGCGGAAGCGATAA